One window of Paenibacillus albicereus genomic DNA carries:
- the dnaG gene encoding DNA primase codes for MAYGKIPESVIEEVRRNHEIVDTVGKYVHLTKNGKYMKGLCPFHSERTPSFTVTPELQIFHCYGCGKGGNVIRFIEEIEGYSFPEAVRHLAEEAGMPITWDAPGEGSSPRDPELDKSYEAHELAAKFYHYLLNNSAQGQEARAYLLGRGMSGKLIDEFSIGFAPEGWDTLSRFLQSRGYEPELLEKAGLLSAKNDGSGYVDRFRARIMFPIRARDGKVCGFAGRVMDDSKPKYLNTPETRLFAKSKLLYQLHAARSVFRKKRSAVLFEGYMDVIKAWSAGLKNGVAAMGTALTDDHAVQLAREVDEVILCYDGDDAGQAAAMKSIPILEKAGLRPLVALLPKGMDPDEHITRFGAETFMREVIEHPVSVTKFKLLYSRRNHTLIGEEGRKNYVMEAVGIVAELDSRTEQEVYLKELSREFELSLESLKQDCHRIWSERQKTRPDRDKNDQSWNNGRNETRRASSFPKTTDIPPLFKRAERHLLACMMHDKEVASTVYEQLGDSFILEDHVALAAYLYAYYAEGHDPDASRFISSIQDNRLEQLASSILIHEDSSSLNFELVPSNILDIQKETERMVLKQKIQVLKEEATRAERSGDVLRAAQIHLDIIPLERAIDVLKSKDPK; via the coding sequence TTGGCATACGGCAAGATACCGGAAAGCGTCATCGAAGAGGTGCGCCGGAATCACGAAATTGTAGACACCGTCGGCAAGTACGTTCATTTGACCAAAAACGGAAAATATATGAAGGGGCTTTGTCCGTTCCATTCGGAGCGGACACCCTCCTTCACGGTCACTCCCGAGCTGCAGATTTTTCATTGCTACGGCTGCGGCAAGGGAGGCAATGTCATTCGGTTCATCGAAGAGATCGAGGGCTACTCCTTCCCGGAAGCCGTCCGCCATCTGGCGGAAGAGGCAGGGATGCCCATTACATGGGATGCGCCCGGCGAGGGCTCTTCGCCGCGTGACCCCGAGCTCGACAAGTCCTACGAGGCGCACGAGCTTGCGGCCAAGTTCTACCATTACCTGCTCAACAACTCCGCTCAAGGCCAGGAGGCGAGGGCTTACCTGCTTGGACGGGGCATGAGCGGCAAGCTGATCGATGAATTCTCCATCGGCTTCGCGCCGGAGGGATGGGACACGCTGTCCAGATTTCTGCAATCGAGGGGCTACGAGCCCGAGCTGCTGGAAAAAGCGGGCCTCCTTTCGGCGAAAAACGATGGAAGCGGATATGTCGACCGGTTCCGCGCCCGCATCATGTTCCCGATTCGGGCGCGGGACGGCAAGGTCTGCGGCTTCGCGGGCCGCGTCATGGACGATTCCAAGCCGAAGTATTTGAACACGCCCGAAACCCGCCTGTTCGCCAAGAGCAAGCTGCTCTATCAGCTGCATGCGGCGCGCTCCGTCTTCCGCAAGAAACGGTCCGCGGTTCTTTTTGAAGGATACATGGATGTCATCAAAGCCTGGTCCGCCGGCCTCAAGAACGGCGTGGCGGCGATGGGCACCGCGTTGACGGACGACCATGCGGTCCAGCTTGCGCGCGAGGTAGACGAGGTGATCCTCTGCTACGACGGCGACGATGCGGGACAAGCCGCGGCGATGAAGTCGATTCCGATCCTGGAAAAAGCCGGACTGCGGCCGCTTGTCGCCCTGCTTCCCAAAGGCATGGATCCGGACGAGCATATCACGCGCTTCGGCGCCGAGACGTTCATGAGGGAAGTCATCGAGCATCCGGTCTCCGTCACCAAATTTAAGCTCTTATATTCGCGCCGGAATCATACACTCATAGGAGAAGAGGGCCGCAAGAACTATGTCATGGAAGCCGTCGGCATAGTCGCGGAGCTCGATTCCCGCACGGAGCAGGAAGTATACCTGAAGGAGCTTTCCCGCGAGTTCGAGCTCTCTCTGGAGTCGCTCAAGCAGGACTGCCACCGGATCTGGAGCGAGCGGCAGAAAACGAGGCCGGACAGGGATAAGAACGATCAATCGTGGAATAATGGTAGGAATGAAACAAGGCGTGCGTCCTCGTTTCCGAAGACGACGGATATTCCGCCTTTATTCAAACGAGCGGAACGGCATCTGCTGGCTTGCATGATGCACGACAAGGAAGTGGCATCGACGGTTTACGAACAGCTCGGTGATTCGTTCATCCTTGAGGATCATGTCGCGTTGGCTGCTTATCTCTATGCTTATTACGCCGAGGGCCATGACCCGGATGCGAGCCGCTTCATCAGCTCGATCCAGGACAATCGCCTCGAGCAGCTCGCTTCTTCGATCCTCATTCATGAAGACAGCTCCTCCCTTAATTTCGAGCTTGTGCCTTCGAACATTCTTGACATCCAGAAGGAAACGGAAAGAATGGTTCTGAAGCAGAAGATCCAGGTGTTGAAGGAAGAAGCGACGCGGGCGGAAAGGTCGGGGGATGTCTTGAGAGCGGCCCAGATCCATCTCGATATCATTCCTCTGGAGAGAGCGATCGACGTTTTGAAAAGCAAGGATCCAAAGTGA
- a CDS encoding YaiI/YqxD family protein, protein MEETASTRIVVDADACPVKREIMDIAYPLGVPVLMVSSYDHRLEPEPGLEIAHVDRSSQAADLYILNRVRVGDIVVTGDYGLAAIALAKGAEVIGFRGHRYRDETIDSMMARRHEQSVIRRSGGRTKGPKAMTAEDRAAFQQKLTKLLQRRQEKR, encoded by the coding sequence TTGGAGGAAACGGCAAGTACCCGGATCGTGGTCGATGCGGATGCCTGTCCGGTGAAGCGGGAGATCATGGACATCGCCTATCCGCTCGGCGTGCCGGTGCTGATGGTCTCGTCGTACGATCATCGCCTGGAGCCGGAGCCCGGCCTGGAGATCGCCCATGTCGACCGCAGCAGCCAGGCGGCGGATCTGTACATCTTGAACCGCGTCCGCGTCGGCGACATCGTCGTCACGGGAGATTACGGCTTGGCGGCGATCGCGCTCGCCAAAGGAGCGGAGGTCATCGGCTTCCGCGGCCATCGCTATCGGGACGAGACGATCGATTCCATGATGGCGAGGCGCCATGAGCAAAGCGTCATCCGGAGGAGCGGCGGCAGGACCAAAGGTCCTAAGGCGATGACTGCCGAAGACCGGGCGGCCTTTCAACAAAAGCTGACAAAACTTTTGCAGCGCAGGCAGGAAAAAAGGTAG
- a CDS encoding pyruvate, water dikinase regulatory protein: MSAYERDVIVYVVSDSAGDTGDLVVRAAAAQFHPIVPQIRRAPFIADEAALAKVMELARSNGAIVLYTLVLPHLREAMVRLADTSGVEAIDLLGTLIQSLERKTGMPSRQEPGLNHVLDEDYFRKVEAVEFAVKYDDARDTTGIKKADIVLVGVSRTSKTPLSMYLAHKKYKVANVPLVPELKPPDELFTIPKERVIGLTIGVHYLNVIRKERLKALGLPDSASYATSERIERELAYAKAITDRIGCFTMDVSHRAVEETASIIMERIRSS; this comes from the coding sequence GTGAGCGCATACGAACGGGATGTCATTGTCTATGTCGTGTCCGATTCGGCGGGAGATACGGGGGATCTGGTCGTGCGCGCCGCAGCGGCCCAATTCCATCCGATCGTGCCGCAGATCCGGCGGGCGCCGTTCATCGCCGACGAGGCCGCGCTGGCCAAGGTGATGGAGCTTGCCCGCAGCAACGGCGCGATCGTCCTCTACACGCTCGTGCTGCCGCATCTGCGGGAAGCGATGGTTCGTCTGGCGGATACGAGCGGGGTCGAGGCGATCGATCTGCTCGGCACGCTGATCCAGAGCCTGGAGCGCAAAACGGGCATGCCTTCCCGGCAGGAGCCGGGGTTGAACCATGTGCTCGACGAAGACTATTTCCGCAAGGTTGAAGCGGTGGAGTTCGCGGTTAAATATGACGATGCGAGGGATACGACGGGCATCAAGAAAGCGGACATCGTGCTCGTCGGCGTGTCTCGCACGTCGAAGACGCCGCTGTCGATGTATCTCGCCCATAAGAAATACAAGGTGGCCAACGTTCCGCTCGTGCCGGAGCTGAAGCCTCCGGACGAGCTGTTCACGATCCCGAAGGAGCGCGTGATCGGCCTGACGATCGGCGTGCACTACCTCAACGTCATCCGCAAGGAGCGGCTGAAGGCGCTCGGCCTTCCGGACAGCGCGTCTTATGCCACCTCCGAGCGGATCGAGCGCGAGCTCGCCTACGCCAAGGCCATCACCGACCGGATCGGCTGCTTTACGATGGACGTGTCGCATCGGGCGGTCGAGGAGACGGCCAGCATCATCATGGAGCGGATCCGGAGCAGCTGA
- the glyS gene encoding glycine--tRNA ligase subunit beta, protein MAKDLLFEIGLEEVPARFVRAAVNQLRERVEKWLSDSRIGHGGVTAYATPRRLAVLARAVEEKQSDVSEEVKGPSRKIAQDAEGGWSKAALGFARSQGVEPEQLFFKELAGVEYVYAVKSSLGVDTASVLAEGLNAIVHAMTFPKNMRWGSYELKFVRPIKWLLALFGTDVVPMEIAGVKSGNASRGHRFLGEETRVAEPAAYVEALRRQHVIVDIAERERLIVAGIEALAADKGWTISIKDDLLEEVLFLVETPTVLFGSFDPAFLDIPQEVLITSMREHQRYFPVLDSAGKLLPYFVTVRNGDSVSLDNVARGNEKVLRARLSDAKFFYAEDQKLAIADALRKLESIVYHEELGTVADKVGRIVALTGRVGAAAGVEPQAAAAAARAAEICKFDLVTQMVYEFPELQGIMGEDYARKAGEDEAVAKAINEHYQPRFSGDTAPASLPGSLVSLADKLDTIVGCFSIGIIPTGSQDPYALRRQAAGIVQTLMAHELPVRLGELFDLALDIHEQRGLKRPRADIRKELYDFFALRLKNVLTEQGNRYDVIDAALAAGFDDLTLTVKRAAILLARAAGPEQVEFKTVVDALTRSANLAAKAESDAAVDAAKLEAGAERRLHEAYEQVSGRYRSALDAGDAATALGLLTELREPITAFFDSVMVMAEDEAVRRNRLALLSGIAKDAARYADFSKLVWA, encoded by the coding sequence ATGGCTAAGGACCTGCTGTTCGAGATCGGACTGGAGGAAGTTCCCGCGCGCTTCGTGCGCGCCGCGGTCAATCAGCTTCGGGAGCGCGTCGAGAAATGGCTGTCGGACTCGCGAATCGGCCACGGCGGCGTGACCGCCTACGCGACGCCTCGCCGCCTGGCGGTGCTGGCGCGGGCCGTGGAGGAGAAGCAGTCCGACGTAAGCGAGGAAGTCAAGGGACCTTCCCGCAAGATCGCTCAGGACGCCGAAGGCGGCTGGAGCAAGGCGGCGCTCGGCTTCGCGCGCAGCCAGGGCGTGGAGCCGGAGCAGCTGTTCTTCAAGGAGCTGGCGGGCGTCGAGTACGTCTATGCCGTCAAATCGAGCCTCGGCGTGGATACGGCATCCGTGCTGGCCGAAGGCTTGAACGCGATCGTGCACGCGATGACGTTCCCGAAAAACATGCGCTGGGGCTCGTACGAGCTGAAGTTCGTCCGACCGATCAAGTGGCTGCTCGCGCTGTTCGGCACGGACGTCGTGCCGATGGAGATCGCCGGCGTGAAGAGCGGCAACGCTTCTCGCGGCCACCGCTTCCTCGGCGAGGAGACGCGCGTCGCCGAGCCGGCCGCCTATGTGGAGGCGCTGCGCCGCCAACACGTCATCGTCGACATCGCGGAGCGGGAGCGGCTGATCGTAGCGGGCATCGAAGCGCTGGCCGCCGACAAAGGCTGGACGATCTCGATCAAGGACGACCTGCTCGAGGAGGTGCTGTTCCTCGTCGAGACGCCGACGGTGCTGTTCGGCTCGTTCGACCCGGCCTTCCTCGACATTCCGCAGGAGGTGCTGATTACCTCGATGCGCGAGCATCAGCGCTACTTCCCGGTACTGGACAGCGCGGGCAAGCTGCTGCCGTACTTCGTGACGGTCCGCAACGGCGACTCGGTGTCGCTCGACAACGTCGCCAGGGGCAATGAGAAGGTGCTGCGCGCCCGCCTGTCGGACGCGAAGTTCTTCTATGCCGAGGACCAGAAGCTGGCGATCGCCGATGCGCTCCGCAAGCTGGAGTCGATCGTCTACCACGAGGAGCTCGGCACGGTGGCGGACAAGGTCGGACGCATCGTCGCCCTGACGGGCCGCGTCGGGGCCGCCGCCGGCGTCGAGCCGCAAGCGGCCGCAGCCGCGGCGCGCGCCGCGGAGATCTGCAAGTTCGACCTCGTGACGCAGATGGTCTACGAATTCCCCGAGCTGCAGGGCATCATGGGCGAAGATTACGCCCGCAAAGCCGGCGAGGACGAGGCCGTCGCCAAGGCGATCAACGAGCACTATCAGCCGCGCTTCTCCGGCGACACGGCGCCGGCTTCGCTGCCGGGCTCGCTGGTGAGCCTCGCCGACAAGCTCGATACGATCGTGGGCTGCTTCTCGATCGGCATCATTCCGACCGGATCGCAGGATCCGTACGCGCTGCGCCGCCAGGCGGCCGGCATCGTGCAGACGCTGATGGCGCATGAGCTCCCGGTGCGGCTCGGCGAGCTGTTCGACCTGGCGCTGGACATCCATGAGCAGCGCGGATTGAAACGACCGAGAGCCGATATTCGCAAAGAATTATACGACTTCTTCGCGCTGCGGCTCAAAAACGTCCTGACGGAGCAGGGCAACCGCTACGACGTGATCGACGCGGCGCTCGCCGCCGGCTTCGACGATCTGACGCTTACCGTCAAGCGCGCCGCGATCCTGCTCGCCCGGGCTGCAGGTCCGGAGCAGGTCGAGTTCAAGACGGTCGTCGATGCGCTTACGCGCAGCGCCAACCTGGCGGCCAAGGCGGAATCGGACGCCGCGGTCGACGCGGCGAAGCTCGAAGCGGGAGCGGAGCGCCGGCTGCACGAAGCCTACGAGCAAGTATCCGGCCGCTACCGCAGCGCGCTGGACGCCGGCGACGCCGCGACGGCGCTGGGCTTGCTGACGGAGCTGCGCGAGCCGATCACCGCCTTCTTCGACTCCGTCATGGTCATGGCGGAGGACGAGGCGGTGCGCCGCAACCGGCTGGCGCTGCTTTCGGGCATCGCCAAGGACGCCGCGCGGTACGCCGATTTCTCCAAGCTCGTCTGGGCATGA
- the glyQ gene encoding glycine--tRNA ligase subunit alpha has protein sequence MNFQGMILTLQQFWAEQNCILVQPYDTEKGAGTMNPMTFLRSIGPEPWNVAYVEPSRRPADGRYGENPNRLYQHHQFQVILKPSPDNIQELYLESLKRLGIDPLHHDIRFVEDNWESPTLGAWGLGWEVWLDGMEITQFTYFQQVGGIDASPVAVEITYGMERLASYIQDKENVFDLEWVDGVTYGDVFLQPEYEHSKYTFEVSDSDMLFKLFSMYEEEARRAMEHNLVFPAYDYVLKCSHAFNLLDARGSISVTERTGYIQRVRNLARSCAATYLEERERLGFPLLKKGGDANG, from the coding sequence ATGAATTTCCAAGGCATGATTCTGACGCTGCAGCAGTTCTGGGCCGAGCAGAACTGCATTCTCGTACAGCCTTACGACACGGAGAAAGGCGCGGGCACGATGAACCCGATGACCTTCCTCCGCTCCATCGGCCCCGAGCCGTGGAATGTCGCCTACGTGGAGCCTTCCCGCCGCCCGGCGGACGGCCGCTACGGGGAGAACCCGAACCGCCTGTACCAGCATCACCAGTTCCAGGTCATCCTCAAGCCGTCGCCGGACAACATCCAGGAGCTCTATCTGGAGAGCTTGAAGCGGCTCGGCATCGACCCTCTCCATCATGACATCCGCTTCGTCGAGGACAACTGGGAATCGCCTACGCTCGGCGCGTGGGGACTCGGCTGGGAAGTGTGGCTGGACGGCATGGAGATCACGCAGTTCACGTACTTCCAGCAGGTCGGCGGCATCGACGCCAGCCCCGTCGCCGTCGAGATTACGTACGGCATGGAGCGCCTGGCCTCCTACATTCAGGACAAGGAGAACGTGTTCGACCTGGAGTGGGTGGACGGCGTCACCTACGGCGACGTGTTCCTGCAGCCGGAGTACGAGCATTCCAAGTACACGTTCGAGGTGAGCGATTCGGACATGCTGTTCAAGCTGTTCTCGATGTACGAGGAGGAAGCTCGCCGTGCGATGGAGCACAACCTCGTCTTCCCGGCGTACGACTACGTGCTCAAGTGCTCCCATGCGTTCAACCTGCTGGATGCCCGAGGCTCGATCAGCGTGACCGAGAGGACGGGCTACATCCAGCGCGTGCGCAATCTTGCCCGCTCCTGCGCGGCCACGTATCTGGAGGAAAGGGAGCGGCTCGGATTCCCGCTGCTCAAGAAAGGAGGGGACGCCAATGGCTAA
- the recO gene encoding DNA repair protein RecO yields the protein MIYRVEGIVIRSVDYGEGNKIVTLLTDSAGKAGIMARGAKKVRSRHSSLVQPFTHGEFVYFRNAGLGQLNGGEILESNHQLREDLELSAYAAYAAEVCDRAFQDDEAGAYLYHQLKACYDALRDGKDPGIVIHLFEMKILEAAGYAPQLDVCVSCGSDRGPFRLSAAGGGLLCPRCRHRDLQALPLEEGALKLLRLFGAIDLRRLGSIQVRPETRQQLKLALRSLMDAHLDLRLKTRGFLDQLERMNEPMPASAAAAAERRRQRAQEREEMQAEPEKEDAASESAGEDATLQEDSLDG from the coding sequence ATGATCTACCGGGTGGAAGGCATCGTCATCCGCAGCGTCGACTACGGAGAAGGCAACAAGATCGTCACGCTGCTGACCGATTCGGCAGGCAAGGCGGGCATCATGGCCCGCGGCGCGAAAAAGGTGCGCAGCCGCCATTCGTCGCTCGTGCAGCCGTTCACGCACGGCGAATTCGTCTATTTCCGCAACGCCGGTCTGGGCCAGCTGAACGGAGGCGAGATCCTCGAGTCGAACCACCAGCTGCGGGAGGATCTCGAGCTGTCCGCTTATGCGGCCTATGCGGCAGAGGTGTGCGACCGGGCGTTCCAGGACGACGAGGCGGGCGCCTATTTGTACCATCAGCTCAAGGCGTGCTACGACGCGCTGCGGGACGGGAAGGATCCGGGGATCGTCATCCATCTGTTCGAGATGAAGATTCTCGAAGCCGCAGGCTATGCGCCGCAGCTTGACGTATGCGTCAGCTGCGGCTCGGACCGCGGGCCGTTCCGGCTCAGCGCGGCGGGCGGAGGCCTGCTCTGTCCCCGCTGCCGCCACCGCGACCTGCAGGCGCTTCCGCTGGAGGAAGGGGCGCTGAAGCTGCTGCGGCTGTTCGGCGCGATCGACCTGCGGCGCCTCGGCAGCATCCAGGTGCGCCCCGAGACGCGGCAGCAGCTCAAGCTTGCACTGCGCTCGCTCATGGACGCGCATCTCGATCTGAGGCTCAAGACGCGCGGCTTCCTCGACCAGCTGGAGCGGATGAACGAGCCGATGCCGGCGTCCGCCGCGGCGGCGGCGGAGCGTCGGCGGCAGCGGGCGCAGGAGCGGGAGGAGATGCAGGCGGAGCCGGAAAAAGAAGATGCCGCATCCGAATCCGCGGGAGAGGATGCGACGCTGCAAGAAGATTCTTTGGACGGTTGA
- a CDS encoding YqzL family protein — MRDFSWTYFTMTGDVESFLLYKEVDQVREAGSAEAAAAAEAAAQEPAEAWVTLTV; from the coding sequence ATGCGGGATTTTTCGTGGACGTATTTTACGATGACCGGTGATGTTGAGTCGTTTTTGCTTTACAAGGAAGTGGATCAGGTTCGCGAGGCGGGAAGCGCCGAAGCGGCGGCCGCGGCGGAAGCCGCCGCGCAGGAGCCGGCCGAGGCATGGGTGACGTTGACCGTCTGA
- the era gene encoding GTPase Era, whose product MANTTGSKKGSEAKFRSGFVGIVGRPNVGKSTLMNRMIGQKIAIMSDKPQTTRNKIHGVLTRDNSQIVFLDTPGIHKPNSKLGDYMVKAAEGALSEVEAILFLVDVAEGYGGGDRFIIERLKSVKTPVFLILNKIDKIDDEKLMKTIIEYKDRYDFAEIIPISALQGSNVERLLDQIDRYLPEGPQYYPADQVTDHPEQFVCAEMIREKILQMTREEIPHSIAVTIESMKVQENGVVHIGAVIFVERDSQKGIIIGKQGALLKEVGKQARRDIEKLLGSKTFLELWVKVKKDWRNQDRVLRDLGFRNE is encoded by the coding sequence ATGGCGAACACGACAGGCAGCAAAAAAGGGTCCGAAGCGAAGTTCCGCTCCGGGTTCGTCGGCATCGTCGGCCGGCCGAACGTCGGCAAGTCGACGCTCATGAACCGGATGATCGGCCAGAAAATCGCCATCATGTCGGACAAGCCGCAGACGACGCGCAACAAGATCCACGGCGTGCTGACGCGCGACAACTCGCAGATCGTCTTCCTCGATACGCCCGGCATCCACAAGCCGAACTCCAAGCTCGGCGACTATATGGTCAAGGCGGCGGAAGGCGCCCTCTCCGAGGTCGAGGCGATCCTGTTCCTCGTCGACGTGGCGGAGGGGTATGGAGGCGGCGACCGCTTCATCATCGAGCGGCTCAAGTCGGTCAAGACGCCGGTATTCCTCATCCTCAACAAGATCGACAAGATCGACGACGAGAAGCTGATGAAGACGATCATCGAATACAAGGACCGCTACGACTTCGCGGAGATCATCCCGATCTCGGCGCTCCAGGGCAGCAACGTCGAGCGGCTGCTCGACCAGATCGACCGCTACCTGCCGGAAGGACCGCAGTATTATCCGGCCGACCAGGTGACCGACCATCCCGAGCAGTTCGTCTGCGCGGAGATGATCCGCGAGAAGATCCTGCAGATGACGCGCGAGGAGATTCCGCATTCCATCGCCGTGACGATCGAGAGCATGAAGGTCCAGGAAAACGGCGTCGTCCACATCGGCGCGGTCATCTTCGTCGAGCGGGATTCGCAGAAGGGCATCATCATCGGCAAGCAAGGCGCCCTGCTCAAGGAAGTCGGCAAGCAGGCGCGGCGCGACATCGAGAAGCTGCTCGGCTCCAAGACGTTCCTCGAGCTGTGGGTCAAGGTCAAGAAAGACTGGCGCAACCAGGACCGCGTCCTGCGCGACCTCGGCTTCCGCAACGAATAG
- the cdd gene encoding cytidine deaminase, producing the protein MSPTNQPIDKLLEQLTGPARQAMSRAYVPYSKFQVGAALLDEHGRIHQGCNVENGAYSPGNCAERTALFRAIADGCEPRTFQAILVVGDTPGPISPCGVCRQVLSELCGPDMPVVMTNLNGDQAVMTVAELLPGAFSLEDSRMDGHKEGNR; encoded by the coding sequence ATGAGTCCGACCAACCAACCGATCGACAAGCTGCTTGAGCAGCTGACCGGACCTGCGCGCCAGGCGATGAGCCGCGCGTACGTCCCTTATTCCAAGTTCCAGGTAGGCGCCGCCCTGCTGGACGAGCATGGCCGCATCCACCAAGGCTGCAATGTGGAGAACGGCGCCTACAGCCCGGGCAACTGCGCGGAGCGCACGGCGCTTTTCCGGGCGATCGCCGACGGCTGCGAGCCCCGTACCTTCCAAGCGATTCTCGTCGTCGGCGACACGCCGGGTCCGATCTCGCCATGCGGCGTATGCCGCCAGGTGCTGTCCGAGCTGTGCGGGCCGGACATGCCCGTCGTCATGACGAACCTCAACGGCGACCAGGCGGTCATGACCGTCGCCGAGCTGCTTCCGGGAGCCTTTTCGCTGGAAGACAGCCGCATGGACGGGCACAAGGAGGGCAACCGCTGA
- a CDS encoding diacylglycerol kinase family protein: MARPFRDSLSDACAGIAAAIRSERNMRIHLAAGAAACALAAWLGIGPLQWAALTLAISLVLAAELMNTAVERAVDLASGGKLHPLAKVAKDAAAGAVLVCAAASAVIGLLVLGPPLWRLLAV, translated from the coding sequence ATGGCGAGGCCGTTCCGCGACAGCTTGTCGGACGCCTGTGCCGGCATCGCCGCCGCCATCCGCAGCGAGCGCAACATGCGGATTCATCTGGCGGCCGGCGCGGCCGCCTGCGCTCTGGCCGCCTGGCTGGGCATCGGCCCGCTCCAGTGGGCCGCGCTTACGCTCGCCATCTCGCTGGTGCTGGCGGCGGAGCTGATGAACACCGCCGTCGAGCGCGCGGTCGACCTCGCCTCTGGCGGCAAGCTTCATCCGCTCGCCAAGGTGGCGAAGGACGCCGCAGCCGGCGCGGTGCTCGTCTGCGCGGCCGCTTCGGCCGTCATCGGCCTGCTCGTGCTGGGGCCGCCGCTATGGCGGCTTCTGGCCGTTTAA
- the ybeY gene encoding rRNA maturation RNase YbeY, whose translation MSVTMDWSNEQEAVEIPEAWGQRLERLLELAARAEGIEDGEVAVTFVDDARIHELNREYRGIDRPTDVLSFAMQEDGEDELGIIYEVEDEADELPVSEPLGDIIISVETAVRQAEDYGHSLERELGFLFVHGFLHLIGYDHQDAEAEAVMTAKQEAVLQQAGLTRE comes from the coding sequence ATGAGCGTGACGATGGATTGGAGCAACGAGCAAGAAGCGGTCGAAATTCCCGAGGCGTGGGGGCAGCGGCTGGAGCGGCTGCTGGAGCTGGCGGCCCGGGCCGAGGGCATCGAGGATGGAGAGGTGGCCGTGACGTTCGTCGACGACGCGCGCATCCATGAGCTGAACCGCGAGTATCGCGGCATCGACCGTCCGACGGACGTGCTCAGCTTCGCGATGCAGGAGGACGGCGAGGACGAGCTCGGCATCATCTACGAGGTCGAGGACGAGGCCGACGAGCTGCCGGTCAGCGAGCCGCTCGGCGACATCATCATTTCCGTCGAGACCGCCGTGCGGCAGGCCGAGGATTACGGCCACTCGCTGGAGCGGGAGCTCGGGTTCCTGTTCGTGCACGGCTTCCTGCATCTGATCGGCTACGATCATCAGGATGCCGAGGCCGAGGCCGTCATGACGGCCAAGCAGGAGGCCGTCCTGCAGCAAGCCGGCTTGACGCGGGAATAG